DNA from Pseudocitrobacter corydidari:
CAGCGTGGACTCTTTCTGCTGTAACGCCGCGCACAGCCAGAGAATGGCGCAAAACAGCAGTAATGCGCCAAGGCTCAGGGTAAATCGACGTAGCGTGACCTGTTTCAGCCCCATTATGAGCTCCGGTTGCCGTATTTTTTCTTCCACAGAACAACCAGCGACCCCACCAGGCCAATCACCAACAGGGCGACCGGCAACAGCATCAGACAGGACATCAGCGCATCTTCATACTTCAGGAATACCGGCGTTTTGCCGAGCAGGTACCCCAGCGAGGTGAGGATAAGCACCCACAGCAGGCCGCTCATCCAGTTAAAGAACTGGAAGCGCGCATTGCTCAGGCCGGATATCCCGGCGATGGTTGGCAGCAGGGTACGCACGAAGGCGATGAAGCGGCCAATCAGCAATGCGGAGAGCCCGTGTTTATGGAACAGGTGATGCGCGCGCTGGTGATAGTGGGCCGGAAGATGTGAAAGCCAGTTCTGCACAATGCGCGTATTCCCCAGCCATCGCCCCTGAATATAGCTGAGCCAGCAGCCAAGGCTTGCGGCGGTGGTCAGCAGAAGAATGGTTTGCGGGAAGCCCAGCGCGCCTTTGGCAATCAGTACGCCAATCAGCACCAGCAGGCTATCGCCCGGCAGGAAGGCAGCAGGTAACAGCCCGTTCTCAAGGAAAAGGATCATAAACAAGACGAAGTAGAGCATGCCAATCATGGACGGATTCGACAGGGTTTCGAAATCCTGGCTCCATAACGCATTTAATAACTGGGATAATAGTTCCATTCACGATTCCTGGTACAACGATTAACGTAACGCCTGAACGAACTGCGACATTGTTTATATTTTAATCGGTCGCGGTAAACACATCCGTGTTAATGGCGAAGTAAGCAATAGCTAACTCACAGAACGACAAAATGCATCTAATTGTAACAAACACCTGAGTTTTGCGTCACAGATTTTGCAGTTTGTTGAGGTTTGATTTTGCGGGTTGCGTGGGTGAGAGGCGAGGGTATTTACAAAGGCTGACACTATATATGTTTTGCTTACCCACAATAAACGTCAGGCCAGTCTGAAGACTGGCCTGAGAAGGGATTCGGGGAATTATTTGATGCCGTTGGCGGCGGTGTCGAGATGCACGACCGGGTTCTCAGCGAACAGGTAGCGGTCGGCATTAAATTCGAAGTCATCGCTGGTTTCGTTGAACAGCATCAGCTTGGTGTTTTCCAGATGCTGCCACATCGCCAGTTTGGCGGCGTGCGGGTCTTTGCGAATCAGCGCTTTCAGAATTTGGTCGTGGTCATCACACCAGTTATCGACCGTACGCGCATCAATATGCTCATGCAGTTTTTTCCAGTACGGGTTATGGCTGCGCTGGGTCCACATTTTCTCGACGATGGCGGCAAGGGCGGTATTCTGCGTGGCCAGCGCGACCTGAATGTGGAATTGCAAATCCCACTCGGAGTCGCGGAAACACTTCTCGTTGCGCGCTTTGTCCTGGATCTCCATTAGCTTCATGATGTCCTGCTTGGTCACCTGCGTAGCGGCAAACTCAGCAATATTACTTTCAATGAGCTGGCGAGCCTGGAGCAGCTCAAACGGGCCGTAATTGGCGAATTCCATGGATTCGTCAGGCACCTGCTGATGGCGTGGCGTATTGGAGATAACATGAATGCCGGAACCTTTACGCACTTCAACGTAGCCTTCGACTTCCAGCATGATTATGGCTTCACGAACCACCGTACGGCTCACGCATTTTTCGTCAGCAATAAAGCGCTCGGCAGGCAGCTTGTCGCCCACGAGATAAACGCCTTGCTCAATGCGCTCTTTCAGCTCAGCGGCAAGTTGCTGATATAAACGACGTGCGTCAGTGATTTCCATATTCTCTCCAGGCAGGGTACGGCAGATTAGATTTGTTATACCACTTTTACGAGGATCTAACCATAACGCCGCATGAAAAAAGCCGCCAGAGGAGGCGGCTTTTGATACATGTTTAACACGCTCAAACTAGCTTTGCGTCGCCGGTTGATGCGTTTCTTGCTCAACCTCATCAGCCGGTTTATTTTTCAATACCGTCCAGATAACCAGCGCACCCAGCAGGTCAAATACCGCCAGTACCGCGAACAGCGGGCTGAAGCCGATGGTATCAGCCAGCGCACCGACAACCAGTGCGAACAGGGTACTTGCCAGCCAGGCGGACATCCCGGTCAGGCCGTTAGCCGTGGCCACTTCGTTGCGACCGAATACGTCAGAAGAGAGCGTAATCAGCGCGCCAGACAGCGCCTGGTGAGCAAAGCCACCGATACACAGCAGGCCGATTGCAACATACGGGCTGGTGAACAGACCAATCATACCCGGGCCAATCATCAGCAGGGCGCCCATGGTGACAACCATTTTACGGGAAACGATCAGGTTCACGCCAAACCAACGCTGGAACAGCGGCGGCAGGTAACCCCCCACGATACAACCCAGGTCAGCAAACAGCATTGGCATCCAGGCGAACATGGCGATTTCTTTCAGGTTAAAGCCATAGACTTTAAACATGAACAGTGGGATCCAGGCGTTGAAAGTACCCCAGGCCGGTTCTGCCAGGAAGCGCGGCAGGGCAATACCCCAGAACTGGCGGTTACGCAGGATCTGACCAACAGACATTTTCTTCGCGGTGCTAACCTGGTGCTGTGCTTCCTGGCCGTTAATGATGTAGTCGCGTTCTTCGTCAGTCAGTTTTTTCTGGTCACGCGGGTGTTTGTAGAAGATAAGCCAGGCCATTGCCCAGGCGAAGCTCAGCACACCGGAGATAATAAATGCCATCTGCCAGCTGTGCATAACGATGGCCCATACCACCAACGGAGGCGCAATCATCGCACCGATTGAAGAACCGACGTTGAAGTAACCGACCGCGATAGAACGCTCTTTTGCCGGGAACCATTCGGAGCTCGCTTTCAGACCAGCCGGGATCATCGCAGCTTCTGCCGCACCGACCGCACCACGTGCCAGCGCCAGGCCACCCCAGCTGCCTGCTAATGCGGTTGCGCCGCAGAAGACAGCCCACGCAACGGCGAAGAAGGCGTAACCAATTTTGGTGCCGAGAATATCCAGCACATAACCGGCAACAGGCTGCATCACCGTGTAGGCCGCGGAGTAAGCGGCAATGATATAGGAGTATTGC
Protein-coding regions in this window:
- the yqjA gene encoding DedA family general envelope maintenance protein YqjA, whose amino-acid sequence is MELLSQLLNALWSQDFETLSNPSMIGMLYFVLFMILFLENGLLPAAFLPGDSLLVLIGVLIAKGALGFPQTILLLTTAASLGCWLSYIQGRWLGNTRIVQNWLSHLPAHYHQRAHHLFHKHGLSALLIGRFIAFVRTLLPTIAGISGLSNARFQFFNWMSGLLWVLILTSLGYLLGKTPVFLKYEDALMSCLMLLPVALLVIGLVGSLVVLWKKKYGNRSS
- the exuR gene encoding transcriptional regulator ExuR, producing the protein MEITDARRLYQQLAAELKERIEQGVYLVGDKLPAERFIADEKCVSRTVVREAIIMLEVEGYVEVRKGSGIHVISNTPRHQQVPDESMEFANYGPFELLQARQLIESNIAEFAATQVTKQDIMKLMEIQDKARNEKCFRDSEWDLQFHIQVALATQNTALAAIVEKMWTQRSHNPYWKKLHEHIDARTVDNWCDDHDQILKALIRKDPHAAKLAMWQHLENTKLMLFNETSDDFEFNADRYLFAENPVVHLDTAANGIK
- the exuT gene encoding hexuronate transporter ExuT, which gives rise to MRKIKGLRWYMIALVTLGTVLGYLTRNTVAAAAPTLMEELHISTQQYSYIIAAYSAAYTVMQPVAGYVLDILGTKIGYAFFAVAWAVFCGATALAGSWGGLALARGAVGAAEAAMIPAGLKASSEWFPAKERSIAVGYFNVGSSIGAMIAPPLVVWAIVMHSWQMAFIISGVLSFAWAMAWLIFYKHPRDQKKLTDEERDYIINGQEAQHQVSTAKKMSVGQILRNRQFWGIALPRFLAEPAWGTFNAWIPLFMFKVYGFNLKEIAMFAWMPMLFADLGCIVGGYLPPLFQRWFGVNLIVSRKMVVTMGALLMIGPGMIGLFTSPYVAIGLLCIGGFAHQALSGALITLSSDVFGRNEVATANGLTGMSAWLASTLFALVVGALADTIGFSPLFAVLAVFDLLGALVIWTVLKNKPADEVEQETHQPATQS